A window of Amblyraja radiata isolate CabotCenter1 chromosome 25, sAmbRad1.1.pri, whole genome shotgun sequence contains these coding sequences:
- the fbxo21 gene encoding F-box only protein 21: MAMLEEGEGDGEGDGDGDGDGGLMALPEEVLEQIFCCPSLDHLDVVSICLTCRKLQEVCQGRSTVWKRRFTQRWPRMIKYYTISGSHNWWEEYRTRHTIGWETMKIVDSFSKRFFTKEVPVEGFKDIEALDGSFHFIEDELLSILNADGRKYLTRKYYSRKILCFLRQQKLMKTLKEFLSSPPEQKKLIEGVVLIDLYCNPLVDTSLENILLQLDHITEEVKKVLRLTKSSHPSITAERDGTFIDFELQQQALDVLNCVLYKQLKFKGNENDYYNPMNSYIHEVLRQKKGIPITLCVVYSTIAKNLGVRLEPVSFPGHFLLRWCQKPEGSDDMLDYIYIDAFDKGKQCTAKECEHLIGQKVAANFYSSVTIKDVLFRMVTNLFHLGKREASDQSYQLLRNALDLYLTLAPDDVQYLMLQARLYFHLGINPEKVLDILQHIQAVDPLQHGVVGHLVQLTLEQIARKDQTAELQVKKHTEEKHIKVEFSVGLIMKHKRYGYDCVIYGWDPKCMMGLDWMRTMGVHNLPHGPDQPFYNVLVQDGSCRYAAQENLLYNSSPMQIGHQEVGRYFSEFCGTHYVANEELQTQYPEDLVLISQLVMKVYDHP, from the exons ATGGCGATGCtagaggaaggggaaggggacggAGAAGGAGACggggacggagacggagacggcggGTTGATggcgctgccggaggaggtgttgGAGCAGATATTCTGCTGCCCGTCGCTCGACCACCTGGACGTTGTCAGCATCTGCCTGACGTGCAGGAAGCTGCAGGAGGTGTGTCAGGGCCGCAGCACCGTCTGGAAGCGCAGGTTCAcgcagag GTGGCCAAGAATGATAAAATACTACACTATATCAGGAAGCCATAATTGGTGGGAGGAATACCGAACTCGACATACTATCGGCTGGGAAACGATGAAAATTGTGGACAGCTTTTCAAAGCGATTTTTCACAAAAGAG GTTCCTGTTGAAGGCTTTAAAGATATAGAGGCTTTAGATGGATCTTTCCATTTTATTGAAGATGAATTGTTGTCCATCCTAAACGCGGATGGCAG GAAGTACCTGACGAGGAAATATTATTCTCGGAAGATACTGTGCTTTCTGCGCCAGCAGAAATTGATGAAAACATTGAAGGAGTTTCTCTCATCTCCTCCAGAACAGAAAAAATTAATAGaag GCGTTGTGCTCATCGACCTGTACTGCAACCCTTTGGTGGACACCTCCCTGGAGAACATCCTGCTGCAGCTGGACCATATTACAGAAGAGGTGAAAAAAGTATTGCGTTTAACAAAATCATCTCATCCAAGTATAACCGCAGAAAGAG ATGGCACGTTTATTGACTTCGAACTTCAACAACAGGCTCTGGATGTTCTGAACTGTGTCTTATACAAGCAACTGAAATTTAAAGGGAATGAAAATGATTATTACAACCCCATGAATTCCTACATACACGAG GTGCTTAGACAAAAAAAAGGAATTCCCATCACTCTTTGTGTGGTATATTCAACGATCGCCAAGAATTTGGGTGTACGACTGGAGCCAGTCAGTTTCCCTGGTCACTTTCTCTTAAGATGGTGCCAAAAACCTGAAGG GAGTGATGATATGCTGGACTATATTTACATCGATGCTTTTGACAAAGGGAAACAATGCACAGCAAAGGAATGTGAGCATTTGATCGGTCAGAAAGTTGCAGCTAATTTTTACAGTTCTGTTACTATTAAGGATGTGCTTTTCCGTATGGTAACAAACCTATTCCATCTGGGAAAGAG AGAAGCCAGTGACCAGTCTTACCAATTACTACGGAATGCTCTTGATTTGTATCTTACTTTGGCTCCCGATGATGTTCAATACTTGATGCTTCAGGCCAGACTTTACTTCCATCTGGGGATCAATCCAGAAAAG GTATTGGACATTCTTCAGCACATACAGGCGGTGGATCCCTTGCAGCATGGTGTGGTGGGACACTTGGTTCAGCTGACCTTGGAGCAAATTGCACGCAAGGACCAAACAGCCGAACTTCAAGTGAAAAAGCATACTGAGGAGAAGCACATAAAAGTAGAGTTTTCAGTGGGACTCATTATGAAGCACAAAAG GTATGGTTATGACTGTGTAATATATGGATGGGATCCTAAGTGTATGATGGGGTTGGACTGGATGCGAACTATGGGAGTTCATAATCTACCTCATGGGCCTGATCAGCCATTCTACAATGTCCTTGTTCAGGATGGTTCATGTAGATATGCTGCGCAAG AAAATCTTCTTTATAATTCATCGCCAATGCAAATAGGCCATCAGGAAGTTGGTCGTTACTTCTCAGAATTTTGTGGGACGCACTATGTTGCAAATGAGGAATTGCAGACCCAGTACCCAGAAGACTTGGTGTTGATATCCCAGCTCGTGATGAAGGTCTATGACCATCCCTGA